In a genomic window of Oncorhynchus keta strain PuntledgeMale-10-30-2019 chromosome 26, Oket_V2, whole genome shotgun sequence:
- the LOC118358964 gene encoding SPRY domain-containing SOCS box protein 3-like isoform X3 encodes MVILCTATRCPAAMSRRSRNSRAWRYVWSGLRRDADSRALVLSSESEEWGYERLQYSDSDSEPDYRPVVPPVPSAVPVTGESYCTCDSQAEPSYNPHLRGFHRIKDCHCGEEDQDFDWVWDDSNRSTATLMTCDNRKVNFHTEYSCGTAAIRGSKELADGQHFWEIKMTSPVYGTDMMVGIGTCDVNLDKYRHTFCSLLGKDDDSWGLSYTGVAATELQNKHFYPMACSTAAKSSMKVIRSCFTPTSLQYLCCARLRKLLPECPDTLSVLPLPPGLRHLLHNKLGWVLRLNNGLLGAPGRGGLGSHLPPTLPLAGALSSESDDSEGCSSDPEACQRKRCRWT; translated from the exons ATGGTTATTTTATGCACAGCAACTAG gtgTCCTGCTGCAATGTCAAGACGGAGCAGAAACAGCCGGGCATGGCGTTACGTGTGGAGTGGACTACGGCGAGATGCTGATTCCCGGGCGCTGGTACTGTCCTCAGAAAGTGAAGAGTGGGGCTACGAACGCTTACAG TACAGTGACTCAGACTCTGAGCCAGACTACCGTCCCGTGGTGCCACCGGTCCCCAGTGCCGTGCCCGTTACCGGAGAGTCGTACTGCACCTGCGACTCCCAGGCCGAGCCCAGCTACAACCCACATCTCCGGGGCTTCCACCGCATCAAAGACTGCCACTGTGGAGAGGAAGACCAGG ACTTTGACTGGGTGTGGGACGATAGTAACCGCTCCACGGCCACGTTGATGACCTGCGACAACCGCAAAGTCAACTTCCACACAGAGTACAGCTGCGGCACAGCAGCCATAAGAGGTTCCAAGGAGCTGGCAGATGGACAGCACTTCTGGGAGATCAAGATGACATCACCAGTGTACGGGACAGATATG ATGGTAGGCATCGGAACCTGTGACGTGAACCTGGATAAGTACAGACATACCTTCTGCAGCCTGTTGGGGAAAGATGACGACAGCTGGGGTCTCTCCTACACTG GGGTGGCGGCTACGGAGCTACAGAACAAGCATTTCTACCCCATGGCGTGTTCCACAGCAGCCAAGAGCAGCATGAAGGTGATCCGCTCCTGCTTCACGCCCACTTCCCTGCAGTACCTGTGCTGTGCTCGCCTACGCAAGCTCCTCCCTGAGTGCCCAGACACCCTGAGCGTACTGCCGCTGCCACCTGGCCTGCGCCACCTTCTGCACAATAAGCTGGGCTGGGTCCTCCGCCTCAACAACGGCCTCCTGGGGGCTCCAGGGAGGGGGGGCTTGGGGTCTCACTTGCCCCCTACGCTCCCCTTGGCTGGGGCCTTGTCCTCTGAAAGCGATGACTCTGAGGGGTGTTCGTCGGACCCTGAGGCATGTCAGAGGAAGAGATGTCGTTGGACGTGA
- the LOC118358964 gene encoding SPRY domain-containing SOCS box protein 3-like isoform X1 has product MVILCTATRCPAAMSRRSRNSRAWRYVWSGLRRDADSRALVLSSESEEWGYERLQYSDSDSEPDYRPVVPPVPSAVPVTGESYCTCDSQAEPSYNPHLRGFHRIKDCHCGEEDQDFDWVWDDSNRSTATLMTCDNRKVNFHTEYSCGTAAIRGSKELADGQHFWEIKMTSPVYGTDMMVGIGTCDVNLDKYRHTFCSLLGKDDDSWGLSYTGLLHHKGDKVNFSSRFGQGSIIGVHLDTWHGTLTFFKNRKCIGVAATELQNKHFYPMACSTAAKSSMKVIRSCFTPTSLQYLCCARLRKLLPECPDTLSVLPLPPGLRHLLHNKLGWVLRLNNGLLGAPGRGGLGSHLPPTLPLAGALSSESDDSEGCSSDPEACQRKRCRWT; this is encoded by the exons ATGGTTATTTTATGCACAGCAACTAG gtgTCCTGCTGCAATGTCAAGACGGAGCAGAAACAGCCGGGCATGGCGTTACGTGTGGAGTGGACTACGGCGAGATGCTGATTCCCGGGCGCTGGTACTGTCCTCAGAAAGTGAAGAGTGGGGCTACGAACGCTTACAG TACAGTGACTCAGACTCTGAGCCAGACTACCGTCCCGTGGTGCCACCGGTCCCCAGTGCCGTGCCCGTTACCGGAGAGTCGTACTGCACCTGCGACTCCCAGGCCGAGCCCAGCTACAACCCACATCTCCGGGGCTTCCACCGCATCAAAGACTGCCACTGTGGAGAGGAAGACCAGG ACTTTGACTGGGTGTGGGACGATAGTAACCGCTCCACGGCCACGTTGATGACCTGCGACAACCGCAAAGTCAACTTCCACACAGAGTACAGCTGCGGCACAGCAGCCATAAGAGGTTCCAAGGAGCTGGCAGATGGACAGCACTTCTGGGAGATCAAGATGACATCACCAGTGTACGGGACAGATATG ATGGTAGGCATCGGAACCTGTGACGTGAACCTGGATAAGTACAGACATACCTTCTGCAGCCTGTTGGGGAAAGATGACGACAGCTGGGGTCTCTCCTACACTG GTCTGTTACATCATAAAGGAGACAAGGTGAACTTCTCCTCACGTTTCGGCCAGGGCTCAATCATCGGAGTGCACCTGGACACATGGCATGGAACACTCACCTTCTTTAAGAACCGCAAGTGCATAG GGGTGGCGGCTACGGAGCTACAGAACAAGCATTTCTACCCCATGGCGTGTTCCACAGCAGCCAAGAGCAGCATGAAGGTGATCCGCTCCTGCTTCACGCCCACTTCCCTGCAGTACCTGTGCTGTGCTCGCCTACGCAAGCTCCTCCCTGAGTGCCCAGACACCCTGAGCGTACTGCCGCTGCCACCTGGCCTGCGCCACCTTCTGCACAATAAGCTGGGCTGGGTCCTCCGCCTCAACAACGGCCTCCTGGGGGCTCCAGGGAGGGGGGGCTTGGGGTCTCACTTGCCCCCTACGCTCCCCTTGGCTGGGGCCTTGTCCTCTGAAAGCGATGACTCTGAGGGGTGTTCGTCGGACCCTGAGGCATGTCAGAGGAAGAGATGTCGTTGGACGTGA
- the LOC118358964 gene encoding SPRY domain-containing SOCS box protein 3-like isoform X2 → MSRRSRNSRAWRYVWSGLRRDADSRALVLSSESEEWGYERLQYSDSDSEPDYRPVVPPVPSAVPVTGESYCTCDSQAEPSYNPHLRGFHRIKDCHCGEEDQDFDWVWDDSNRSTATLMTCDNRKVNFHTEYSCGTAAIRGSKELADGQHFWEIKMTSPVYGTDMMVGIGTCDVNLDKYRHTFCSLLGKDDDSWGLSYTGLLHHKGDKVNFSSRFGQGSIIGVHLDTWHGTLTFFKNRKCIGVAATELQNKHFYPMACSTAAKSSMKVIRSCFTPTSLQYLCCARLRKLLPECPDTLSVLPLPPGLRHLLHNKLGWVLRLNNGLLGAPGRGGLGSHLPPTLPLAGALSSESDDSEGCSSDPEACQRKRCRWT, encoded by the exons ATGTCAAGACGGAGCAGAAACAGCCGGGCATGGCGTTACGTGTGGAGTGGACTACGGCGAGATGCTGATTCCCGGGCGCTGGTACTGTCCTCAGAAAGTGAAGAGTGGGGCTACGAACGCTTACAG TACAGTGACTCAGACTCTGAGCCAGACTACCGTCCCGTGGTGCCACCGGTCCCCAGTGCCGTGCCCGTTACCGGAGAGTCGTACTGCACCTGCGACTCCCAGGCCGAGCCCAGCTACAACCCACATCTCCGGGGCTTCCACCGCATCAAAGACTGCCACTGTGGAGAGGAAGACCAGG ACTTTGACTGGGTGTGGGACGATAGTAACCGCTCCACGGCCACGTTGATGACCTGCGACAACCGCAAAGTCAACTTCCACACAGAGTACAGCTGCGGCACAGCAGCCATAAGAGGTTCCAAGGAGCTGGCAGATGGACAGCACTTCTGGGAGATCAAGATGACATCACCAGTGTACGGGACAGATATG ATGGTAGGCATCGGAACCTGTGACGTGAACCTGGATAAGTACAGACATACCTTCTGCAGCCTGTTGGGGAAAGATGACGACAGCTGGGGTCTCTCCTACACTG GTCTGTTACATCATAAAGGAGACAAGGTGAACTTCTCCTCACGTTTCGGCCAGGGCTCAATCATCGGAGTGCACCTGGACACATGGCATGGAACACTCACCTTCTTTAAGAACCGCAAGTGCATAG GGGTGGCGGCTACGGAGCTACAGAACAAGCATTTCTACCCCATGGCGTGTTCCACAGCAGCCAAGAGCAGCATGAAGGTGATCCGCTCCTGCTTCACGCCCACTTCCCTGCAGTACCTGTGCTGTGCTCGCCTACGCAAGCTCCTCCCTGAGTGCCCAGACACCCTGAGCGTACTGCCGCTGCCACCTGGCCTGCGCCACCTTCTGCACAATAAGCTGGGCTGGGTCCTCCGCCTCAACAACGGCCTCCTGGGGGCTCCAGGGAGGGGGGGCTTGGGGTCTCACTTGCCCCCTACGCTCCCCTTGGCTGGGGCCTTGTCCTCTGAAAGCGATGACTCTGAGGGGTGTTCGTCGGACCCTGAGGCATGTCAGAGGAAGAGATGTCGTTGGACGTGA